From the Salmo trutta chromosome 25, fSalTru1.1, whole genome shotgun sequence genome, the window AGAGTCCCACAAAAAAACACTAAGGATGCTTATGATAACATTCTATGCAGTGAGACTATTACATCCAATAGCCATGTTATACAATAgcctttaatgattttttttgttTAACTTGGTCACACACTTTCAAGGTCCAGAACGATAAATACACAGGCCACAGAATTTACTTCAAGGTTTGGATGATAACCTGTGTACTCACCTTCCATGAGTATCCTGAAGACATCCTTCAGGATAGTGACAGTTGTTCCCAGCACAAATACAGAGAACATGAAGGTACAAATGGGATCTGCTATTTTATACTCAGGCTGTTGGGGATAAAAAGAGATAAATAATAAAGCTGACGTTTTCCTCTAAATATTAGCCAGAGTTGCAGGTATAGCCTACAGTAAGTATGGTTAACATGTTCTGCTGCATAAATATCTCATCCTACCGTTTGCCTGTTGATGGCTGGGGTTTGCTGAAGAATAACTGTTAAGGCATTTGGCGCCACTATGAGCTAAAAGGAATAAGGCAAGTGAAGTCGACAGCATCACTGACCCAGAAGTGTATAATGGTAGCAGCCAGCAGTACCCCCAGACTCTGCAACAGATCCCCTACTGCATGGATAAAAGCCGCTCTCACGCTGGTGTTGCCATGGCCACCAGGGAGTCCGTGAGAGTGGCCGTGTGATAGGTTGACTGTATTGTCATGGGGTCGATGGTAGGAGGGACCGTGGCTGTGATTGGACTGATGGAGGATTAGGGCCATTCTTCACAAACAAACAAAGACTATTGTTAGATGAGCAGCCAATTATCTACAACTGACCAGGTCTCGTCCAGATCTTTTCATGCTGTATTGCCAAGTCCTATTGTTTGGCAATTACCATAGTAGTGGACaagagagcacaaacagatctgggaccagtctatgTCTCTCTCACCTTCACAACCAATCCCATAAAGgccaataaaaaatgtaaaaatatatattgacaGAACAGACATTCTTAGCTTTACTCACAAGACATTGACCCCCACAGCACAGCCAGAGGTAATGAGCATGATGTGGCTGTGGATCTCAAAGTCATCGTTAAGGATCCTCTGAACGGCGATGAACACCAGCACTCCTGTCACAGCCCAGATGGACAGCACTGACAGACAGGCACCCAGGATTTCTGCAGAACATTATAGGGACGATAAGAAAAGGATTCATATTATATCATGTATATGTGATACAGCCAACATTTAAGCCACAATAGAAGTAAACAATTAGCAACTTAACTTCCTTAGTGTCTTTTAACCACAATGACCACTTTCAGAACACACGTGACCATGAAAGACTTATTGGGAATGATATCTGGTCATATCAATGCTGACACATTGATGTTCCCAGGAAATTAGAGAAACATTTACTTAAGGTGTCAACTAATTTACTCCCTATTCACACCCCCTGTACAAAAAAACACATCAAAATCTACAAGAGCAAACTCTCCCACACTGAATCACTGAATCTCCCACACTGAATCACTGAATCTCCCACACTGAATCACTGAATCTCCCACACTGAATCTCCCACACTGAATCACTGAATCTCCCACACTGAATCACTGAATCACCCACACTGAATCACTGAATCTCCCACACTGAATCACTGAATCTCCCACACTGAATCACTGAATCTCCCACACTGAATCTCCCACACTGAATCACTGAATCTCCCACACTGAATCACTGACTCATAGACTGTTATTCAACTACAAAGGATCATTTTTTTGCTTCCCTATCCAAATACACACCGAGAGTGGTAATTGTTATTAAAATATACATTATGGAAAGTTACATCTTTTGAATGTACTGAAGCTCACTGAAACATGTTCAGGAAAGTTAATCTGACTTGTGGATAAATTATATTTAGCCTCAGAACACTTTtctgaaacgtgtgtgtgtgtgtgtttgattttcTCTATCCTCACAGGTGGCTACACGGCACACAGTCTGGCCATCATGACCGATGCTGCTCATCTCCTCACAGACTTCGGTAGCATCATGGTCAGCCTCTTCTCTCAAGGCATATTGACACATGGTGCCAGTCTGAGTTCATCTGACTAAAACTAGTCATATTGACATATGGTGCCAGTCTGAGTTCTTATAAAGTCAAACCAACCTGAGCGATGCCAGCCAAAATTCATGGTTTTGGTGGGAGGTCTGGAGGAGACCCATAGAGAGAAGAGGCTGACCATGATGCTACCGAAGTCTGTGAGGAGATGAGCAGCGTCGGTCATGATGGCCAGACTGTGTGCCGCGTAGCCACCTGTCAGGATAGAGaaaatgaaacacacacacgtttcaGAAATATAATTTATCCACCAGATTGATTATTTTACAAGTTGAGTAAAAAGGAAAATCTGTGCTCCAAAATGTATTAGTTTCTTTCTGTTTTCTGTCTCCATTATCTTCTTCATGTGTCATTATTTATCAGAATCTTACCGATCACCTCTCCAACCATGAAGACCAGGCTGACAACAGAAGCGATGATGAGTTTCCTCTTGGCCAGCTGCTTCTCACGACTCTCTGTCCACAAAACCCTGTCGTTCTCATGGCAGTGACCAGTAGCAGTAACAGGTTCCCACCGGTCAGCTGCAGCAGTTCTGTCTCCAGTCTCTGTTGTTGGACTGGGACATTTGTCTTGATCAGACCCAGGGAATGACCTGAGAGAAAACGTCCCAAGATCAAGTTGATTTGTCATATAGAGTGGGTCATGGAATAATACATACAATGGAAATCTTACTCACTAGAGCTCTCATATTAAAAACAGCAAGAAGGTTTGGGACAAAACACACAAATATGCATGAAAATCATCAACTTGGGTACATTTAATGATAACTAAGCACTTGGTATACATGTTCTGTCTAGGCTGTATTTCtttcacacagaaacacacatcattctaTCAACTATACACTGATAACGGAGTTGTCCATTTATCGATTAGTGCAATTTGGACTGAGCAGCTGTTAACTGAGATTAAGATAATGCAACATTAAAATAGTAACTTTTCCTAACATAGGCCTTAAAGGTTGCAAAGAAGAGCTACATGCCCCAGTAATGCCATGGAGTATGTTGTAGTATCATCCTCGATGAGATGGTGTTTCTCAGAATCCATCATCTCCTTCAAAACAGCTCCTGAAAGTTTAGTAAGAATCAAAACATAGGCTTAAACAGTGGATATACAACCAAAAGGAAAACGCCACAGTCCTTATGATATCGCTGCCTCTCCGACCTAATTCCGTCAGCCTCTCAACATTGACCTGGTTCCTGCCTGCACCTGCTGAAAACCTGACACCTGTTAATCAGGTGTGGTGTTTGCATGGACACTGGGAGATAACTGACTAGGGGCCATGATTACACAAACAACCTATCATAACAGGCCAAGTCACTCCAAGTCAGTTGCCTATTGTGGCTACTGCTACTCATTGTGTATCAAGCATTGATAGTAAATAAATTAGGTATCAAGTCTCATGTTTTTCTGGACTACAAGCACCTTTAGTCACATTTGTTTTCTGTAGAAGTACGGTATTGTCATGAAAAATAAGTTATGCAGAAGACATGAATAGGCAAACAATATCAGAATCCCCAATTTATTAATCATATACACacataaatatattttacagtatcaacagtatataaaaaaaaagttggataaaaaatgtttttattaaaaGGAAGGCCTTTGTTCTATCCATATTAGGTCGGGTGAACAATTACAGAAAGATTTTTTACCTGCATTGGAATTTTGGCAGTATTCACTGAAACTGGTGAACTACATCAGAAACCCACTTTAAAATATGCGGATTGCTAGTGTGTGAGACAATGGCTTTCAACAACTGTCATTACTTGGTGTCCAAGTGTTTAAAAAGTCTAGCGGGCGTGCGTAGGAAGCGATCAATATAAAAAATATCGTGTACAGAAAGGGAATTTGACAGGGTATCCAGATCACACAAGATTAGATCATCAAAAGAAATAGAGAATCATTTGGTTCAGGAATACAGAGAGAGTTTTAAATGACAACATCTCCtatattattacacacagagaaaaaaaaactgggaggtatgagagagagatgtgacaaaataaaagcaGTGAGCACATATGTGAGTTCAGGACTGGGGTTGGCGTACAGAATCCTACAAATTGGAATCACAAGCTTTGGAAAACTGAAAATAAAGCCTGAACAAATATTGCTCTGTAGCCTACAAACAAACATATAAACAACACATTTAAACTTTGGGCATTTCTTCACATAGGTTAAAGTTGCAGTTATTGGTCTCCCACGTAAGGGGGAGTGGCAGTTCACAGCAGCCCTTACTATGACAGTGGTTCATTATGCTAAGGCGCTTAAAGTGCACATTTACGAATTCAGACTCAGGCTACGTCtcaaaatggcacactattccctatatagtgcactacttttgactagagacttatgggccctggtgaaaagtagtgcactacatagctGAGGTCAAAAGGTAGTGCACAAGACAAGAAGCCATTTGGGAGACATCAGTTTCGATTTAATCACCCTCTCTACATGGTCCATTAAGTATACATAGAAGCCGTTACCCTGTACATACTGTTTCATACTATTTAAAAATTCTAATTTTTCAATCTACAAAAAGATCCCCTAAACATTAAGGTAAACTTGACAGTTGGCACAATCATAAGAATGTACGATTCTTGTAAACATAGACCACAACTGGCAATTGAAAATGAGACATATACAGTCTTATTATGAAGATATGAAAATATACATccacatacagtgccttaagTATTCACactacttgactttttccacattttgatgttacccccagaatttaaaatggattacatttagattgtgtcactggtctacacacaataacccataatgtcaaagtgtaattatgttttttgacatttttacaaattaataaaaaatgaaaagctgaaatgtcttgagtcaataagtattcaacccctttgttttggcaagcctaaataaagtTGAGGAGTAACAATTCGCTtatcaagtcacataagttgcatagacttatgtgactttttattttatttttttaaagcacacattgaatatccctttgagcatggggaagttattaattacactttggatggtgtatcaatacacccagtcactacaacgatagtccttcctaactcagttgccagagaggaaggaaactgctcagggatttcaccatgaggccaatggtaacttgAAAACAGTTACAGACTTTAACAGTTGTGATaggataaaactgaggatggatcaacaacattgtagttactccacaatacaaacTTAAACGACAAAGTCAAAAGAAGAaagtctgtacagaatattccaaaacaggcaccgaagtaaaactgcaaaaactgtggcaaagaaatgaacttaatgtcctgaatagaaagtgATATGTTgggagcaaatccaacacaacacattacagaataccactcctcatattttcaagcatggtggtggctgcatcatgttatgggtatgcttgtcatcggcaagaacTAGGCAGTGgttgataaaaagaaacggaatagagctaagcacaggtaaaatccaagaggaaaacctggttcattctgctttccaacagacacggagacaaattcacctttcagcaggacaataacctaaaacaggccaaatctacactggagttgtttaccaagacgacattgaatgttcctgagtgacctagttacagttttgacctaaATCGGCTTAGAAACCtacggcaagacttgaaaatggctgtctagaaatgatcgacaaccaacttaacagagcttgaataattttttaaagaataatatgcaaatattgtacaatccaggtgtgcaaagctcttagagacttacccagaaagactcagctgtaaaTCACAGCCAAAGGTGATATTCTACATTTAATtagcaacatttaaaaaaaaacatgttattcTGTGTTGATGGGTAagaaaaattcaggctgtaacacaaaatgtggaataagtcaaggggtatgaatactttctgaaggagcTGTATATGGCTTTGGCCACATATAGTACAGAGGGTTGACTGTAGCATTTAAGCACCTGCCACTGAACCCCAGAAACTGATCACAGTATTTTCAGTGGAGTGGACCATCTTGGTTGGCAGTAGCAGACTGGGAAGACTAGACTGGTCCCATGTCTGTGCAGTCTTGCCAAGTCCTTATGACCATAGGAGTTAGCAAAACAgcactaacagatctgggaccaggctatgggaAGACACCTCGCTAACAGGTTCTTACTGGTCAGAGTGGTTGGATGCAGACTGGTCGTGGTCGGACTCTGCCTTCTCAACAGCAGCAGTATGAGGTTGGACCACAACGGGTTGATGTTCACCTGTAGGGAGAACAGAGATGTACTGTtaattcactgagctcttctcGAGCAGGCAGCGGTTTCCTATTAGATGACTAGATCTAGACATATACTTATATTAGCTCATATGGACGTTTGTGCTCTTCTTGGTTTTGTTTTACACACCCACTTCTATTAGTAATGATCATCATTATCCACAATTACAAACCATGTTTACCATGTAGATTAACAGGCAGTAACAAAAACATTGCCTTAATTATGCAATCATCATCGCAATCAAACAAGGAAGCAGGCTTGCAATGGAAGAAAGGAATGACATTAGTTCAGCTAGCACATTCAGAGCTAAAATACCAAATTGGTAAAAGAAGCCAAAACAAGAAGCATATAGGTTAATAAACTGCAGGGCCTTATCTTTAGtgttggggagtaacagattacaaCAACTAAAAATTGACTGTAATCCGTTCCTACAAAAATATTgaaatcagattacagatacgtttgaaaaactagatgattgcttttaaaattcagaaaggatgttggCGTCATTTCTTTTGCCacctctgttttctcaatgactttCAAACCAGCATAGaaaaggtgcaagtttaagttagttccacctgagtgagtctgaccacaagtcagagaccactatgatgacaccccAAATGTCTTTGATGGattgcgggaaaagagcaggaatgggcttttgtaggctacagtccaagctatgtctgagactgctgtcggcatccaaagattatccaacttgaataaacgcttggaggtaaggatgacagcagtggtgtagtctacggtgacacggatatcacttattattgatatctacatagcacattgatgtgaatcacactgctgctctctcatttagccaTTTGCGCCTtacagattgtggttgttgtggatggctgttcacaaatctaaatatgtttcataccctacattactcatctcatatgtatatactgtactctataccatctactgcatcttgcctatgccgttcggccatcactcatccatatatttatatgtacatattcgtattcattcctttacacttgtgtgtataaggtagttgttgtggaatagttagattactcgttggatattactgcatggtcgcaactagaagcacaagcatttcgctacacttgcattaacatctgctaaccatgtgtatgtgacaaatacatttgatttgatttattttgaactcaataatggttgaattcaagaagtttaagctgcctatcaaatcactgtttttgaaaccagtggacagccagtgaatggaataaaagtggggcttttattgctcaatctaattcatgccaATCCCTAGGCCTAATGGAGACATGCGCAAACTTGCACACttaaaaaggcaatgctacaTCCATTTCTGGATTTCTagacagtcaaaagtttgggcatcTTTATTTgatgagtaggtgcgtccaaactttcatttattttatatatatatatgcatgcacacattcttgaagaatataacttagaaatgactcatgagtttagttcaactgtcacattccatcagaacccaaaatatatgcttgttttattctaatgtttgtaaacattgtaaatgtaaataaacactgCATACATAGCCTcagaacatggttaaaacaataattgttATATCATGGAtgttcagtccttgcatccatagctctgtctattaacctgagagtgtttacatttctccaggcccatccctcctctgttttggtaaaaagctgaggggtgttcattttgttattgtttcatctgtggatttgccatTTAAACAGCTGCATTTTATCAAGATATCAGCGGCACCAACAAAAAAGgtcaacaataggcctatagcaaatgcagcatatagCAATCATTTTCATATGTAAATaacacttttcagtagtgctcaaagcatcccatgagactttggtttttaatgcaaagatataatttaatcgttctattatatgtagtagaaagcgatgggttagaagaagcctacataaccaacccataaagtaaaatgttacatccatatatggccagatatgtaaactttaacattgatttatcctgcaatagatgtcgttcaattggtaacatacatttgtcTTCTTccatgcctcttaaggggaaagtaatctaaaagtaacaatGTAAttagattacattactgagtttgggtaatccaaaagttgttacggattacaatttgacaggtaactagtaatggattacattttcaaAGTAACCCACCCAGACAAGCtgctacagtacaaaatccaatAGGTGTAAACAGTAAGTACGTAATACAGTATACAAAATGAGTTAAAGCCGCCCCAGTTTGGAGTTTCACCTGAGTTGCCAGAGGCTGAACTTGGGCCTGGCTGAGACATAATTATAATCTCACCACTGGTTGTAAaatgaaaaaaacattttcagaCTACTTCTACTTCCTCCCTCGCAGCACGTTATAGTGCACCGGAAGCCTGGCAGCACGTTATAGTGCACCGGAAGCCTGGCAGCACGTTATAGTGCACCGGAACCCTGGCAGCACGTTATAGTGCACTGGATGCACGTTATAGTGCACCGGAAGCCTGGCAGCACGTTATAGTGCACCGGAAGCACGTTATAGTGCACCGGAACCCTGGC encodes:
- the LOC115161970 gene encoding zinc transporter 2 isoform X1; the encoded protein is MMDSEKHHLIEDDTTTYSMALLGSFPGSDQDKCPSPTTETGDRTAAADRWEPVTATGHCHENDRVLWTESREKQLAKRKLIIASVVSLVFMVGEVIGGYAAHSLAIMTDAAHLLTDFGSIMVSLFSLWVSSRPPTKTMNFGWHRSEILGACLSVLSIWAVTGVLVFIAVQRILNDDFEIHSHIMLITSGCAVGVNVLMALILHQSNHSHGPSYHRPHDNTVNLSHGHSHGLPGGHGNTSVRAAFIHAVGDLLQSLGVLLAATIIHFWPEYKIADPICTFMFSVFVLGTTVTILKDVFRILMEGVPKGIDFNTVREMLLSLRGVKTTHNLHMWALTLSQSQLSVHVTIEEDASPQLVLVEATKLLQSEFGFSSITIQVEQYAEEMIYCMQCQDPTD
- the LOC115161970 gene encoding zinc transporter 2 isoform X2, with translation MMDSEKHHLIEDDTTTYSMALLGSFPGSDQDKCPSPTTETGDRTAAADRWEPVTATGHCHENDRVLWTESREKQLAKRKLIIASVVSLVFMVGEVIEILGACLSVLSIWAVTGVLVFIAVQRILNDDFEIHSHIMLITSGCAVGVNVLMALILHQSNHSHGPSYHRPHDNTVNLSHGHSHGLPGGHGNTSVRAAFIHAVGDLLQSLGVLLAATIIHFWPEYKIADPICTFMFSVFVLGTTVTILKDVFRILMEGVPKGIDFNTVREMLLSLRGVKTTHNLHMWALTLSQSQLSVHVTIEEDASPQLVLVEATKLLQSEFGFSSITIQVEQYAEEMIYCMQCQDPTD